One Glycine soja cultivar W05 chromosome 2, ASM419377v2, whole genome shotgun sequence genomic region harbors:
- the LOC114390302 gene encoding E3 ubiquitin-protein ligase SP1-like isoform X2, which translates to MIPWGGLSCCLSAAALYLLGRSSGRDAEILKSVTRVNQLKELAQLLDAEILPLIVTISGRVSSETPINCEFSGLRGVIVEETAEQHFLKHNDAGSWIQDSALMLSMSKEVPWYLDDGTDRVHVVGARGAAGFALPVGSEAFEESGRSLVRGTLDYLQGLKMLGVKRIERVLPVGTSLTVVGEVWAYVLLYNLFFTLDQLSSMPATDREGCEDFPSLSVEHTWHTW; encoded by the exons ATGATTCCTTGGGGTGGCCTCAGTTGCTGTTTGAGTGCCGCTGCTCTTTACCTTCTCGGCAGAAGCAGTGGCAG GGATGCTGAAATTCTTAAATCCGTTACAAGGGTCAACCAGTTGAAGGAACTAG CTCAACTATTAGATGCAGAAATATTACCCTTGATTGTTACAATTTCTGGAAGAGTTAGCTCTGAAACCCCAATTAACTGCGAGTTCAGTGGTTTAAGAGGTGTAATAGTTGAAGAAACA GCAGAGCAACATTTTCTTAAACACAATGATGCTGGTTCCTGGATACAAGATTCTGCTTTGATGCTATCAATGAGTAAAGAGGTTCCTTGGTATCTG GATGATGGGACTGATCGTGTGCATGTGGTTGGAGCTCGGGGTGCTGCTGGTTTTGCATTACCTGTTGGAAGTGAGGCATTTGAAGAGTCGGGTCGCTCACTTGTACGTGGAACTTTGGATTATCTGCAAGGTCTCAAG ATGCTTGGAGTCAAGAGAATTGAACGGGTACTTCCAGTTGGAACTTCCTTGACTGTTGTTGGTGAG GTGTGGGCATATGTGCTGCTGTACAACTTGTTCTTCACACTTGACCAATTGTCCTCTATGCCGGCGACAGATAGAGAAGGTTGTGAAGACTTTCCGTCATTGAGTGTTGAGCATACATGGCATACATGGTAG
- the LOC114390286 gene encoding uncharacterized protein LOC114390286 isoform X2, giving the protein MNLSTQRPMLIDVQETYPSPVDFGFGIVEQCSEHDKILQCIMSESAEAGIGGVHISLLSDLMGLQLPGIDEPQKPLTPLIPKSKFFIPKLLLDIFQDSAFSSKITVHPDGQVTFMGTAIEMKDLLSVVADSYLLRKGEKQSMLVPHFSRMSINEVEVTSLSSTLDIHSTLTVPLKSPEKVKVKPSQKKNKKVARERDLFKKNYLHACESLLSLMVDKRRQRKTAILSLKKSGPELPELLTQFSAGIAGTGLAVLLSVICKLACGRGVSFCAYKLLNTGFGFGLVWLSWAVNKLRDTIVSMNKNTGKLGLKDEEMIQKVDKSLREVYFRAATLLAVAVLRLA; this is encoded by the exons ATGAACTTGTCGACTCAAAGGCCTATGCTCATTGATGTCCAAG AAACCTATCCAAGCCCAGTAGATTTTGGCTTTGGCATCGTTGAACAATGCAGTGAGCACGATAAAATTTTGCAGTGTATCATGTCTGAGAGTGCTGAAGCTGGGATAGGTGGAGTACATATATCTTTGTTGTCTGACTTGATGGGTTTACAATTGCCAGGCATTGATGAACCTCAAAAACCATTGACACCTCTTATCCCAAAAAGCAAATTCTTTATCCCGAAGCTTTTGCTCGATATTTTTCAAGATTCAGCCTTTAGTTCAAAGATTACAGTTCATCCAGATGGTCAAGTCACTTTTATGGGCACTGCAATTGAGATGAAAGATCTTCTTTCTGTAGTTGCTGACTCATACTTATTACGTAAGGGTGAAAAACAATCTATGCTTGTTCCGCACTTCAGCAG GATGAGTATCAATGAAGTAGAAGTTACAAGTCTTTCCTCCACATTGGATATTCATTCTACATTGACTGTTCCTTTAAAGAG TCCTGAGAAAGTCAAAGTCAAGCCATCacaaaagaagaacaagaaagtAGCCAGAGAGAGGGATCTATTCAAGAAGAACTACTTACATGCATGTGAGAGCCTTCTGTCCCTAATGGTTGACAAGAGGCGACAACGGAAAACCGCAATTCTCTCACTGAAGAAATCTGGCCCTGAGCTTCCTGAGCTCCTCACACAATTTTCTGCTGGTATTGCTGGTACTGGCCTTGCTGTCCTGCTATCTGTGATCTGTAAGCTAGCTTGTGGAAGGGGGGTTTCCTTTTGTGCGTATAAGCTCCTCAACACTGGGTTTGGATTTGGTCTGGTTTGGCTTTCTTGGGCAGTTAATAAGCTAAGGGATACAATTGTCAGCATGAACAAGAATACAGGAAAGCTTGGACTGAAAGATGAGGAAATGATTCAAAAGGTCGATAAGAGCCTAAGAGAGGTTTACTTCAGAGCCGCCACGTTGCTAGCAGTGGCAGTGCTAAGGTTAGCTTGA
- the LOC114390276 gene encoding BTB/POZ and MATH domain-containing protein 2-like, translating to MGKIRRESARPFSNCSSSASPSSAPPATTSSMSLTDTVRGSHRFKITGYSLSKGIGIGKYIASDIFSVGGYDWAIYFYPDGKSVEDNATYVSLFIALASEGTDVRALFELTLLDQSGKERHKVHSHFERTLESGPYTLKYRGSMWGYKRFFKRTALETSDYLKDDCLSVNCSVGVVKSHTEGPKIYKIPIPPSNMGQQFGKLLESGKGSDVSFEVNGEIFAAHKLVLAARSPVFRAQLFGPMKDQNTHCIKVEDMEAPVFKALLHVIYWDSLPDMQELTGLSSKWATTLMAQHLLAAADRYGLERLRLMCEASLCDDVAINTVATTLALAEQHHCFQLKAVCLKFVARPENLRAVMQTDGFEYLKESCPSVLTELLEYVARFTEHSDFLCKHRNEVILDGSDVNGRRVKQRL from the exons ATGGGTAAGATTCGGAGAGAATCCGCGAGGCCGTTCTCGAATTGTTCGTCGTCGGCGTCTCCGTCATCGGCGCCGCCGGCAACGACGTCGTCGATGTCGTTGACGGACACGGTGAGGGGGTCGCACCGGTTCAAGATCACGGGGTATTCGCTGTCGAAGGGGATTGGGATTGGGAAGTACATAGCGTCGGATATATTCTCGGTGGGAGGGTACGATTGGGCGATCTATTTTTACCCCGATGGGAAGAGCGTTGAGGACAATGCAACGTACGTTTCGCTCTTCATCGCGCTCGCTAGCGAAGGGACCGATGTTAGGGCGCTTTTTGAGTTGACGCTTTTGGATCAGAGTGGGAAGGAGAGGCACAAGGTGCATAGCCATTTTGAGAGGACCCTCGAGAGTGGACCCTACACGTTAAAATACCGTGGTAGCATGTG GGGTTACAAGCGGTTTTTTAAGAGAACAGCACTAGAGACATCAGATTACCTTAAAGATGATTGCCTTAGTGTTAATTGTAGTGTTGGTGTTGTGAAGTCACACACAGAAGGccctaaaatatataaaatcccAATTCCGCCTTCCAACATGGGTCAGCAATTTGGGAAACTACTAGAAAGTGGGAAAGGCAGTGATGTCAGTTTTGAAGTGAATGGAGAAATTTTCGCTGCTCATAAATTGGTTCTAGCAGCTCGTTCACCTGTTTTCAGGGCCCAACTTTTCGGTCCAATGAAAGATCAGAATACCCATTGTATAAAAGTTGAAGACATGGAGGCTccagttttcaag GCATTGCTTCATGTTATATATTGGGACTCACTACCTGACATGCAAGAGCTTACTGGGTTGAGCTCAAAATGGGCTACTACCTTGATGGCTCAGCATCTGCTAGCAGCAGCTGATCGGTATGGCTTGGAGAGACTTAGGCTTATGTGTGAAGCAAGTCTCTGTGATGATGTTGCAATAAACACGGTCGCTACGACTCTAGCTTTGGCAGAACAGCACCATTGTTTCCAACTGAAAGCAGTCTGTCTAAAATTTGTTGCAAGGCCTGAAAATCTCAGAG CTGTGATGCAAACTGATGGTTTTGAGTACTTGAAGGAAAGTTGCCCGTCTGTTTTGACTGAACTTTTGGAGTATGTGGCTAGATTTACTGAGCATTCGGACTTCTTGTGCAAGCATAGGAATGAAGTGATACTTGATGGCAGTGACGTAAATGGAAGGCGGGTGAAGCAAAGACTATAG
- the LOC114390286 gene encoding uncharacterized protein LOC114390286 isoform X1, which produces MLQKLCLMASHGCPPGLSLQQELAMVGCTITKGCKPLLPSPVLKLEIIRYGSSLNPFEESSKSQKEWFNSNQIVNMNLSTQRPMLIDVQETYPSPVDFGFGIVEQCSEHDKILQCIMSESAEAGIGGVHISLLSDLMGLQLPGIDEPQKPLTPLIPKSKFFIPKLLLDIFQDSAFSSKITVHPDGQVTFMGTAIEMKDLLSVVADSYLLRKGEKQSMLVPHFSRMSINEVEVTSLSSTLDIHSTLTVPLKSPEKVKVKPSQKKNKKVARERDLFKKNYLHACESLLSLMVDKRRQRKTAILSLKKSGPELPELLTQFSAGIAGTGLAVLLSVICKLACGRGVSFCAYKLLNTGFGFGLVWLSWAVNKLRDTIVSMNKNTGKLGLKDEEMIQKVDKSLREVYFRAATLLAVAVLRLA; this is translated from the exons atgctgcaGAAGCTGTGTTTGATGGCTTCTCATGGATGCCCTCCCGGACTTTCTTTGCAGCAAGAGCTGGCCATGGTTGGCTGCACCATTaccaag GGTTGTAAACCATTATTGCCTTCTCCTGTATTGAAACTAGAAATTATCAGATATGGGTCCTCCCTAAATCCATTCGAGGAGTCTAGCAAGTCCCAGAAAGAGTGGTTCAATTCTAATCAGATTGTCAACATGAACTTGTCGACTCAAAGGCCTATGCTCATTGATGTCCAAG AAACCTATCCAAGCCCAGTAGATTTTGGCTTTGGCATCGTTGAACAATGCAGTGAGCACGATAAAATTTTGCAGTGTATCATGTCTGAGAGTGCTGAAGCTGGGATAGGTGGAGTACATATATCTTTGTTGTCTGACTTGATGGGTTTACAATTGCCAGGCATTGATGAACCTCAAAAACCATTGACACCTCTTATCCCAAAAAGCAAATTCTTTATCCCGAAGCTTTTGCTCGATATTTTTCAAGATTCAGCCTTTAGTTCAAAGATTACAGTTCATCCAGATGGTCAAGTCACTTTTATGGGCACTGCAATTGAGATGAAAGATCTTCTTTCTGTAGTTGCTGACTCATACTTATTACGTAAGGGTGAAAAACAATCTATGCTTGTTCCGCACTTCAGCAG GATGAGTATCAATGAAGTAGAAGTTACAAGTCTTTCCTCCACATTGGATATTCATTCTACATTGACTGTTCCTTTAAAGAG TCCTGAGAAAGTCAAAGTCAAGCCATCacaaaagaagaacaagaaagtAGCCAGAGAGAGGGATCTATTCAAGAAGAACTACTTACATGCATGTGAGAGCCTTCTGTCCCTAATGGTTGACAAGAGGCGACAACGGAAAACCGCAATTCTCTCACTGAAGAAATCTGGCCCTGAGCTTCCTGAGCTCCTCACACAATTTTCTGCTGGTATTGCTGGTACTGGCCTTGCTGTCCTGCTATCTGTGATCTGTAAGCTAGCTTGTGGAAGGGGGGTTTCCTTTTGTGCGTATAAGCTCCTCAACACTGGGTTTGGATTTGGTCTGGTTTGGCTTTCTTGGGCAGTTAATAAGCTAAGGGATACAATTGTCAGCATGAACAAGAATACAGGAAAGCTTGGACTGAAAGATGAGGAAATGATTCAAAAGGTCGATAAGAGCCTAAGAGAGGTTTACTTCAGAGCCGCCACGTTGCTAGCAGTGGCAGTGCTAAGGTTAGCTTGA
- the LOC114390302 gene encoding E3 ubiquitin-protein ligase SP1-like isoform X1 → MIPWGGLSCCLSAAALYLLGRSSGRDAEILKSVTRVNQLKELAQLLDAEILPLIVTISGRVSSETPINCEFSGLRGVIVEETAEQHFLKHNDAGSWIQDSALMLSMSKEVPWYLDDGTDRVHVVGARGAAGFALPVGSEAFEESGRSLVRGTLDYLQGLKMLGVKRIERVLPVGTSLTVVGEAAKDDVGAFRIQRPHKGPFYVWAYVLLYNLFFTLDQLSSMPATDREGCEDFPSLSVEHTWHTW, encoded by the exons ATGATTCCTTGGGGTGGCCTCAGTTGCTGTTTGAGTGCCGCTGCTCTTTACCTTCTCGGCAGAAGCAGTGGCAG GGATGCTGAAATTCTTAAATCCGTTACAAGGGTCAACCAGTTGAAGGAACTAG CTCAACTATTAGATGCAGAAATATTACCCTTGATTGTTACAATTTCTGGAAGAGTTAGCTCTGAAACCCCAATTAACTGCGAGTTCAGTGGTTTAAGAGGTGTAATAGTTGAAGAAACA GCAGAGCAACATTTTCTTAAACACAATGATGCTGGTTCCTGGATACAAGATTCTGCTTTGATGCTATCAATGAGTAAAGAGGTTCCTTGGTATCTG GATGATGGGACTGATCGTGTGCATGTGGTTGGAGCTCGGGGTGCTGCTGGTTTTGCATTACCTGTTGGAAGTGAGGCATTTGAAGAGTCGGGTCGCTCACTTGTACGTGGAACTTTGGATTATCTGCAAGGTCTCAAG ATGCTTGGAGTCAAGAGAATTGAACGGGTACTTCCAGTTGGAACTTCCTTGACTGTTGTTGGTGAG GCTGCTAAAGATGATGTTGGGGCTTTTCGAATTCAGCGACCCCACAAAGGGCCATTTTAT GTGTGGGCATATGTGCTGCTGTACAACTTGTTCTTCACACTTGACCAATTGTCCTCTATGCCGGCGACAGATAGAGAAGGTTGTGAAGACTTTCCGTCATTGAGTGTTGAGCATACATGGCATACATGGTAG